The Triticum aestivum cultivar Chinese Spring chromosome 3A, IWGSC CS RefSeq v2.1, whole genome shotgun sequence genome includes a region encoding these proteins:
- the LOC123063471 gene encoding uncharacterized protein — MTARALGLAGRALLRPLASPGAPRLLSTDKGPLQGLTNAGDPMSRLIMQARNQTDGGFPRHFAENGFTAGGGRMGGNGLTAGDGRMGGNGFTAGDGRVGGNGFTAGDGRMGGNGFTAGGGRMGVTGFTAGGGRSGRFNMEMLRTAGAPRVKRDVLHVTLKGKKTFVTVTDVKGNRKAGASAGCLEDRKGRSRLARYAGEATGEHMGRVANKIGLKSVVVKVKGYSFFRKKKKVIMGFADGFRGERVRTPSPIMYVHDVTQLAHNGCRLPKKVASDNLKQSLSRICMRSSSNSNLRTQQLSDELALVKAELEKSRKEVELAKKGHAEGSELQEAYAKLAEEKKQQALDIEQLKSQLVASHHETKQAIKLLAAFGFSHIGYLTRLSLEVTITKVLPLHPWLNARERKG, encoded by the exons ATGACAGCGAGGGCCCTGGGCCTCGCCGGCCGAGCACTCCTGCGGCCGCTCGCCTCACCAGGCGCCCCGCGCCTGCTGTCAACTGACAAG GGTCCATTGCAGGGCCTCACGAACGCCGGTGATCCGATGAGCCGCCTCATCATGCAAGCACGGAACCAGACTGATGGCGGTTTCCCTCGTCACTTTGCTGAGAATGGATTCACAGCTGGTGGTGGCAGGATGGGTGGAAACGGATTGACAGCCGGTGATGGCAGGATGGGTGGAAACGGATTTACAGCCGGTGATGGCAGGGTGGGTGGAAACGGATTCACAGCCGGTGATGGCAGGATGGGTGGAAACGGATTCACAGCCGGTGGTGGCAGGATGGGTGTAACCGGATTCACAGCCGGTGGTGGTAGGTCGGGCCGGTTTAACATGGAAATGCTGCGGACAGCAGGGGCTCCGCGAGTAAAGAGGGACGTTCTCCACGTCACGCTCAAGGGGAAGAAGACCTTTGTGACTGTGACGGACGTCAAGGGGAACAGGAAGGCTGGGGCTTCCGCTGGCTGTTTGGAGGATCGAAAGGGGCGGTCTCGACTTGCTCGGTATGCTGGTGAAGCAACAGGGGAACACATGGGGCGAGTTGCCAACAAGATTGGCCTCAAATCGGTCGTTGTGAAGGTGAAAGGATACTCCTTtttcaggaagaagaagaaggtgatcATGGGCTTTGCGGATGGTTTCCGGGGCGAAAGAGTGAGGACCCCGTCTCCTATCATGTATGTCCACGACGTGACCCAGCTCGCTCATAATGGATGCCGGCTGCCCAAAAAG GTCGCCTCTGACAACCTCAAACAATCACTGAGCAGAATTTGCATGAGATCTTCCTCGAACTCAAATTTG AGAACCCAACAGTTATCGGATGAGTTGGCGCTGGTCAAGGCCGAGCTGGAAAAATCGAGAAAAGAGGTCGAGCTTGCGAAAAAAGGCCATGCCGAGGGCAGTGAGCTACAAGAAGCTTATGCGAAGTTAGCCGAGGAGAAGAAGCAACAAGCGCTCGACATAGAACAACTCAAGTCTCAACTGGTTGCATCCCATCATGAGACTAAGCAGGCTATCAAGTTGTTGG